CCTGGCAGGGGGCCAGGTCGCTTGATTCGGCCGATCGAGCGGCTCTTATGTGTCGTCATTGTCCGGAATCGCAACCATTCTGCCAAGCGAAAAGATGTGATGGCGCGTTGGAACGCGTCTTAACCGTGCGGGCAGGGAGGCGGGGATGCGCGCGCGCGGCTCGATTGCTTCGAGTCGCATTCCGGTTCACAACGGACCGGCAGCGGCAGCCGTCTCAGGGTAAAGATTTTCACCCCAAATTTACCCTCTGTCGGGCTTAGTGAGTTCTGCTGATATCCTCTGGGGATGCGACGTTTCCTGCCATGCCAAAGATCCTGCTCGCCGAAGACGACAACGACATGCGCCGTTTCCTGGTCAAGGCGCTGGAAAACGCCGGTTTTCAGGTCTCGTCCCATGACAATGGCATGGCCGCCTATCAGCGGCTGCGGGAAGAGCCGTTCGAGATGCTGCTGACCGACATCGTGATGCCTGAGATGGACGGCATCGAGCTCGCGCGCCGGGCCTCGGAACTCGACCCCGACATCAAGATCATGTTCATCACCGGCTTCGCCGCGGTCGCCCTGAACTCGGATTCGGACGCCCCCAAGAACGCCAAGGTGCTGTCCAAGCCCGTGCACCTGCGCGAATTGGTCAGCGAAGTGAACAAGATGCTGGCCGCCTGAATCGGCCCCGTTCCGTCCTTGCGCCGGCTCCCCTGAGCCGTTATAGGGACCCCACCCGATCTAGACGACCTCTAGGGCACGTAGCTCAGCGGGAGAGCACTACCTTGACATGGTAGGGGTCACAGGTTCGATCCCTGTCGTGCCCACCATCCTTCGCTCGCGAAGCGAGAGAAGGATGCCACGCCGAAGCCCCAAGGGCGCAGGCGGGCTGCCGCCGCGAGCTTCGGCTCGGCAAGCCACCACCCCCTCTAAACGCGAAGAGTGTCCGGCGTAGTTCGAAGAGCGAAGACGGACTGCCGCCGCTAGCCGGCTCCCAACCATTCATCTCAGTTCCGTATTCGCCACCGGCATGATGGACGCGACGGACCAGCCGGCCGCGTCGTGAACGTAGGTCTGGCTGATCAGGAACGTGTTTTGCTGGGGTGGCTTGCCCGGAAGGCCGCGCGTGAAAACGATCGGGACAAGGACCTGCATGACCTCGTTGGAGATCACGGCGACGTGGAATTTCGACATGTCGGGTTCGAGGTGCCAGGTGCCCTCGTAATATGCCTTGAACCGGGCGGCCACCGCATCGCGGCCTCGCGTCTCGATGCCTCTCGCGAACAGCAGCGTACCCGGTGAATTCCAGAGCATGGCCTTTACCGCGTCCGCATCATGCGCGTTCTGCGCGGCAATGAACTTTTCGAAGGTGGTGCGTGCCTCGGCATCGTTAGCCAGCGCGCGTCCGCCTGAGCCGAATGTCACCGCGAGACACAGCGCCGCGGCCATTGCAGCGACGTGGCGACGTCGTGCCCGTGGCTTGAGGCCGCCTGCAAATATCTCGGAATGGATCATCGTCGCCCCTCTGATTGAATGACAACAATAATACCATTGAACGCTTCACCGCGCATTCAGGATCATGCGATCCGCAGTCGTCGATGC
This genomic stretch from Bradyrhizobium daqingense harbors:
- the cpdR gene encoding cell cycle two-component system response regulator CpdR, which encodes MPKILLAEDDNDMRRFLVKALENAGFQVSSHDNGMAAYQRLREEPFEMLLTDIVMPEMDGIELARRASELDPDIKIMFITGFAAVALNSDSDAPKNAKVLSKPVHLRELVSEVNKMLAA
- a CDS encoding YybH family protein; the protein is MAAALCLAVTFGSGGRALANDAEARTTFEKFIAAQNAHDADAVKAMLWNSPGTLLFARGIETRGRDAVAARFKAYYEGTWHLEPDMSKFHVAVISNEVMQVLVPIVFTRGLPGKPPQQNTFLISQTYVHDAAGWSVASIMPVANTELR